In a single window of the Raphanus sativus cultivar WK10039 chromosome 9, ASM80110v3, whole genome shotgun sequence genome:
- the LOC130499677 gene encoding tetraspanin-15-like has product MADSAQVVPVEEPAATATATATVVTTTTTTEPEAKTSDQMESQSVKPPVGTLVTIMNLFAIGVLPIFTFFLSLTLLGYAVWLLYMRSYDCEDILGLPRIQTIASVGLLAVFVVSNVALFLRRKFPMPALVVMFVILLLMLFIGLAYAGVNEMQTRRFPATGTWFKLKVMDNVNWNNIKSCVYDKGACNELAYGSPNDKPYNRRKMPPIKNGCCMPPETCNMDTLNATFWYRRKDEGQPLKTEVLYGGMVGRLSDCQLWRNDWSVLCYDCRSCKLGFVRSVRRKWWQLGVFLIVISILLLISHLLIFLATFWERFKG; this is encoded by the exons ATGGCTGATAGTGCTCAAGTAGTACCCGTCGAGGAACCAGCTGCAACCGCCACCGCCACGGCAACCGtagtaacaacaacaacaacgactGAACCAGAAGCCAAAACCTCCGACCAAATGGAGTCACAGAGCGTTAAGCCACCCGTTGGAACGTTGGTCACAATCATGAACCTTTTCGCCATCGGTGTACTTCCCATCTTCACCTTCTTTCTATCCCTTACACTCCTAGGCTACGCTGTGTGGCTCCTCTACATGCGCAGCTACGACTGCGAAGATATCCTCGGTCTTCCACGTATCCAGACCATCGCTAGCGTCGGTCTCCTTGCCGTGTTCGTCGTCAGCAATGTGGCTCTGTTTCTCCGACGGAAGTTTCCGATGCCGGCACTCGTGGTGATGTTCGTGATTCTTTTGCTAATGCTGTTCATCGGTTTGGCGTACGCCGGAGTCAATGAGATGCAGACCAGGAGGTTTCCGGCGACTGGGACGTGGTTTAAGCTCAAAGTGATGGATAATGTGAACTGGAACAATATCAAATCGTGTGTCTACGACAAAGGCGCATGCAACGAGCTTGCTTACGGATCTCCAAACGATAAACCTTATAATAGAAGAAAAATGCCACCTATAAAG AATGGATGTTGTATGCCGCCAGAGACATGCAACATGGACACTTTAAACGCGACGTTTTGGTATAGAAGAAAAGACGAGGGACAACCATTGAAGACGGAGGTGCTGTACGGGGGCATGGTCGGAAGACTAAGTGACTGTCAGCTGTGGAGGAACGATTGGAGCGTGTTGTGTTATGATTGTAGGTCTTGCAAGTTAGGATTCGTAAGATCTGTAAGAAGGAAATGGTGGCAGCTAGGTGTCTTCTTGATAGTCATCTCCattcttcttctcatctctcACCTCTTGATCTTCTTGGCCACCTTTTGGGAACGTTTCAAGGGTTAA